One Leucoraja erinacea ecotype New England chromosome 3, Leri_hhj_1, whole genome shotgun sequence genomic window carries:
- the leprotl1 gene encoding leptin receptor overlapping transcript-like 1: protein MAGIKALISLSFGGAIGLMFLMLGCALPEYNKYWPLFVLFFYIISPIPYCIATRVVDDTDAASSACKELAIFLTTGIVVSAFGLPIIFARATLIHWGACSLVLTGNIIIFSTILGFFVVFGTNDDFSWQQW, encoded by the exons ATGGCGGGCATCAAAG CTTTGATCAGCCTGTCATTTGGTGGAGCCATTGGACTGATGTTTCTGATGCTTGGATGTGCCCTTCCGGAGTACAA CAAATACTGGCCActatttgttcttttcttttacaTTATCTCTCCAATTCCATACTGCATAGCAACAAGAGTAGTTGATGACACTGATGCAGCAAGCAGTGCTTGCAAAGAACTTGCCATATTTCTCACCACAGGCATAGTCGTCTCAGCTTTCGGGCTGCCTATAATTTTTGCTCGAGCAACACTG attcacTGGGGAGCATGTTCTCTGGTACTAACAGGCAATATCATCATCTTTTCAAccattctgggattttttgttgtttttggcACTAACGACGACTTCAGTTGGCAGCAGTGGTGA